Proteins from a genomic interval of Neodiprion lecontei isolate iyNeoLeco1 chromosome 2, iyNeoLeco1.1, whole genome shotgun sequence:
- the LOC107220434 gene encoding xenotropic and polytropic retrovirus receptor 1 isoform X1 — protein sequence MKFAEHLGAHITPEWRKQYINYEEMKALLYAAIEQAPAVEAIGPHVLERYFSKFDETFFHYCDKELAKINTFYSEKLAEAMRRYATLTSELSGVQTVVDEVKSGGHKGPYNGRIIHKKPVPARKIRELKLAFSEFYLSLILLQNYQNLNFTGFRKILKKHDKLLNVEVGSKWRAEHVEGALFHIHKDIDRLIGETEAVFTRDLEHGDRQRAMKRLRVPPLGEQLSPWITFKVGLFSGAFVVLLVAVVLSGAYNNDRSDWRVLCRLYRGPFLMIQFFFLMGINVYGWRSSGVNHVLIFELDPRNHLSEQHIIEMASIFGIVWTLSVLGFLYSDNLGVSPFVQPVLLYAGLMAFLFNPTKTLRHEARFWALRVMGRIFCAPFFYVGFADFWLADQLNSLQTVFLDLQYFVCFYTKNSSWTRVTDAEVCILHEHSMRPFVACLPAWFRFAQCLRRYRDTKEIFPHLANASKYATSFFVVIFSYLHLAYANRYQTTTQNPYFYLWVVASVVSSCFAYTWDVKLDWGLLEVRKGENKFLREEIVYSSPYYYYFAIVEDFILRFGWAFSLSLTEMGYVHADLMVSIVAPLEVFRRFVWNFFRLENEHLNNCGKFRAVRDISIAPIERCDHTQILRMMDATDGVRNRRNEEKNDRPKSKSSCTLMPDVETTLKDFRN from the exons ATGAAATTCGCGGAACACTTGGGCGCTCATATAACTCCGGAATGGAGAAAACAGTACATTAATTACGAG GAAATGAAGGCCTTGTTGTACGCTGCGATCGAACAAGCTCCAGCGGTAGAAGCTATCGGACCGCATGTTTTGGAAAGGTATTTCAGTAAATTTGACGAAACTTTCTTTCACTATTGTGACAAGGAGCTGGCAAAAATCAACACGTTTTATTCAG AGAAGTTGGCGGAGGCGATGCGTAGATACGCAACCCTTACAAGTGAGCTGAGTGGAGTTCAAACCGTCGTCGACGAAGTGAAATCCGGTGGCCATAAAGGCCCGTATAATGGACGCATTATTCACAAGAAGCCAGTACCGGCGCGTAAGATTCGGGAATTGAAACTTGCCTTTTCCGAGTTTTATCTTTCGCTGATACTGcttcaaaattatcaaaatctgAACTTCACCGGGttcagaaaaatcttgaaGAAACATGACAAA TTGTTAAACGTTGAAGTAGGGTCGAAATGGAGAGCAGAGCACGTCGAGGGCGCGTTATTTCATATTCACAAAGACATCGACAGACTGATTGGTGAAACGGAGGCAGTATTCACCCGCGATTTAGAACACGGTGATCGTCAACGAGCAATGAAACGTCTACGTGTCCCGCCCTTGGGAGAGCAACTCTCGCCCTGGATAACGTTCAAAGTCGGCCTCTTTTCCGGGGCCTTTGTAGTCCTACTCGTGGCCGTTGTGCTTTCCG GGGCCTATAACAACGACAGAAGTGACTGGAGGGTATTGTGTAGGCTCTACCGTGGTCCGTTCTTGATGatacaattcttttttctcatggGAATAAATGTTTACGGATGGAGATCCTCAGGGGTTAACCACGTGTTAATCTTCGAATTAGACCCACGAAATCATTTGTCGGAGCAG CACATCATTGAAATGGCGAGTATTTTTGGAATCGTTTGGACCTTGTCGGTGCTCGGCTTTTTATACAGCGACAATTTAGGAGTCTCCCCATTTGTACAGCCG GTTCTGCTGTATGCAGGATTAATGGCATTCCTTTTCAACCCGACGAAAACTCTGCGACACGAGGCTAGATTTTGGGCGTTGCGAGTCATGGGGCGAATATTTTGTGCGCCATTCTTTTACGTGGGATTCGCCGACTTTTGGCTTGCCGATCAGCTCAACTCCCTTCAAACCGTCTTCCTTGATTTGCAGTACTTTGTCTGTTTCTATACGAAGAACTCGTCATGGACCAGAGTTACGG ATGCGGAAGTCTGTATATTACACGAGCACTCGATGAGGCCTTTCGTAGCCTGCCTGCCGGCGTGGTTCCGATTCGCTCAGTGCCTAAGACGGTACAGGGatacgaaagaaattttcccTCACCTGGCAAACGCATCGAAATACGCTACGAGCTTTTTCGTCGTCATCTTCTCATACCTTCATCTCGCGTACGCCA ATCGTTACCAAACAACAACGCAGAACCCGTATTTCTACCTCTGGGTTGTCGCGAGCGTTGTTAGTTCCTGCTTCGCCTATACTTGGGACGTTAAATTAGACTGGGGCCTACTCGAAGTGCGAAAAGGCGAGAACAAGTTTCTTCGCGAAGAAATTGTTTACTCCTCGCCG TATTACTACTACTTTGCGATCGTTGAAGATTTTATCCTCCGATTTGGTTGGGCATTTTCATTATCTCTCACCGAAATGGGCTACGTGCATGCCGATCTGATGGTCTCCATCGTTGCACCCTTAGAAGTATTCAG GCGATTCGTTTGGAACTTTTTCCGCTTGGAGAACGaacatttgaataattgcGGTAAGTTTCGAGCAGTCAGAGATATATCGATCGCACCGATCGAGCGTTGCGATCACACGCAAATATTGCGAATGATGGATGCTACGGACGGGGTGCGAAATCGTcggaatgaagaaaaaaacgacagACCGAAATCGAAGTCGAGCTGCACTTTAATGCCCGACGTAGAAACGACGTTGAAAGATTTCAGGAACTAA
- the LOC107220434 gene encoding xenotropic and polytropic retrovirus receptor 1 isoform X3 gives MKFAEHLGAHITPEWRKQYINYEEMKALLYAAIEQAPAVEAIGPHVLERYFSKFDETFFHYCDKELAKINTFYSEKLAEAMRRYATLTSELSGVQTVVDEVKSGGHKGPYNGRIIHKKPVPARKIRELKLAFSEFYLSLILLQNYQNLNFTGFRKILKKHDKLLNVEVGSKWRAEHVEGALFHIHKDIDRLIGETEAVFTRDLEHGDRQRAMKRLRVPPLGEQLSPWITFKVGLFSGAFVVLLVAVVLSGAYNNDRSDWRVLCRLYRGPFLMIQFFFLMGINVYGWRSSGVNHVLIFELDPRNHLSEQHIIEMASIFGIVWTLSVLGFLYSDNLGVSPFVQPVLLYAGLMAFLFNPTKTLRHEARFWALRVMGRIFCAPFFYVGFADFWLADQLNSLQTVFLDLQYFVCFYTKNSSWTRVTDRYQTTTQNPYFYLWVVASVVSSCFAYTWDVKLDWGLLEVRKGENKFLREEIVYSSPYYYYFAIVEDFILRFGWAFSLSLTEMGYVHADLMVSIVAPLEVFRRFVWNFFRLENEHLNNCGKFRAVRDISIAPIERCDHTQILRMMDATDGVRNRRNEEKNDRPKSKSSCTLMPDVETTLKDFRN, from the exons ATGAAATTCGCGGAACACTTGGGCGCTCATATAACTCCGGAATGGAGAAAACAGTACATTAATTACGAG GAAATGAAGGCCTTGTTGTACGCTGCGATCGAACAAGCTCCAGCGGTAGAAGCTATCGGACCGCATGTTTTGGAAAGGTATTTCAGTAAATTTGACGAAACTTTCTTTCACTATTGTGACAAGGAGCTGGCAAAAATCAACACGTTTTATTCAG AGAAGTTGGCGGAGGCGATGCGTAGATACGCAACCCTTACAAGTGAGCTGAGTGGAGTTCAAACCGTCGTCGACGAAGTGAAATCCGGTGGCCATAAAGGCCCGTATAATGGACGCATTATTCACAAGAAGCCAGTACCGGCGCGTAAGATTCGGGAATTGAAACTTGCCTTTTCCGAGTTTTATCTTTCGCTGATACTGcttcaaaattatcaaaatctgAACTTCACCGGGttcagaaaaatcttgaaGAAACATGACAAA TTGTTAAACGTTGAAGTAGGGTCGAAATGGAGAGCAGAGCACGTCGAGGGCGCGTTATTTCATATTCACAAAGACATCGACAGACTGATTGGTGAAACGGAGGCAGTATTCACCCGCGATTTAGAACACGGTGATCGTCAACGAGCAATGAAACGTCTACGTGTCCCGCCCTTGGGAGAGCAACTCTCGCCCTGGATAACGTTCAAAGTCGGCCTCTTTTCCGGGGCCTTTGTAGTCCTACTCGTGGCCGTTGTGCTTTCCG GGGCCTATAACAACGACAGAAGTGACTGGAGGGTATTGTGTAGGCTCTACCGTGGTCCGTTCTTGATGatacaattcttttttctcatggGAATAAATGTTTACGGATGGAGATCCTCAGGGGTTAACCACGTGTTAATCTTCGAATTAGACCCACGAAATCATTTGTCGGAGCAG CACATCATTGAAATGGCGAGTATTTTTGGAATCGTTTGGACCTTGTCGGTGCTCGGCTTTTTATACAGCGACAATTTAGGAGTCTCCCCATTTGTACAGCCG GTTCTGCTGTATGCAGGATTAATGGCATTCCTTTTCAACCCGACGAAAACTCTGCGACACGAGGCTAGATTTTGGGCGTTGCGAGTCATGGGGCGAATATTTTGTGCGCCATTCTTTTACGTGGGATTCGCCGACTTTTGGCTTGCCGATCAGCTCAACTCCCTTCAAACCGTCTTCCTTGATTTGCAGTACTTTGTCTGTTTCTATACGAAGAACTCGTCATGGACCAGAGTTACGG ATCGTTACCAAACAACAACGCAGAACCCGTATTTCTACCTCTGGGTTGTCGCGAGCGTTGTTAGTTCCTGCTTCGCCTATACTTGGGACGTTAAATTAGACTGGGGCCTACTCGAAGTGCGAAAAGGCGAGAACAAGTTTCTTCGCGAAGAAATTGTTTACTCCTCGCCG TATTACTACTACTTTGCGATCGTTGAAGATTTTATCCTCCGATTTGGTTGGGCATTTTCATTATCTCTCACCGAAATGGGCTACGTGCATGCCGATCTGATGGTCTCCATCGTTGCACCCTTAGAAGTATTCAG GCGATTCGTTTGGAACTTTTTCCGCTTGGAGAACGaacatttgaataattgcGGTAAGTTTCGAGCAGTCAGAGATATATCGATCGCACCGATCGAGCGTTGCGATCACACGCAAATATTGCGAATGATGGATGCTACGGACGGGGTGCGAAATCGTcggaatgaagaaaaaaacgacagACCGAAATCGAAGTCGAGCTGCACTTTAATGCCCGACGTAGAAACGACGTTGAAAGATTTCAGGAACTAA
- the LOC107220434 gene encoding xenotropic and polytropic retrovirus receptor 1 isoform X7, with protein MKFAEHLGAHITPEWRKQYINYEEMKALLYAAIEQAPAVEAIGPHVLERYFSKFDETFFHYCDKELAKINTFYSEKLAEAMRRYATLTSELSGVQTVVDEVKSGGHKGPYNGRIIHKKPVPARKIRELKLAFSEFYLSLILLQNYQNLNFTGFRKILKKHDKHIIEMASIFGIVWTLSVLGFLYSDNLGVSPFVQPVLLYAGLMAFLFNPTKTLRHEARFWALRVMGRIFCAPFFYVGFADFWLADQLNSLQTVFLDLQYFVCFYTKNSSWTRVTDAEVCILHEHSMRPFVACLPAWFRFAQCLRRYRDTKEIFPHLANASKYATSFFVVIFSYLHLAYANRYQTTTQNPYFYLWVVASVVSSCFAYTWDVKLDWGLLEVRKGENKFLREEIVYSSPYYYYFAIVEDFILRFGWAFSLSLTEMGYVHADLMVSIVAPLEVFRRFVWNFFRLENEHLNNCGKFRAVRDISIAPIERCDHTQILRMMDATDGVRNRRNEEKNDRPKSKSSCTLMPDVETTLKDFRN; from the exons ATGAAATTCGCGGAACACTTGGGCGCTCATATAACTCCGGAATGGAGAAAACAGTACATTAATTACGAG GAAATGAAGGCCTTGTTGTACGCTGCGATCGAACAAGCTCCAGCGGTAGAAGCTATCGGACCGCATGTTTTGGAAAGGTATTTCAGTAAATTTGACGAAACTTTCTTTCACTATTGTGACAAGGAGCTGGCAAAAATCAACACGTTTTATTCAG AGAAGTTGGCGGAGGCGATGCGTAGATACGCAACCCTTACAAGTGAGCTGAGTGGAGTTCAAACCGTCGTCGACGAAGTGAAATCCGGTGGCCATAAAGGCCCGTATAATGGACGCATTATTCACAAGAAGCCAGTACCGGCGCGTAAGATTCGGGAATTGAAACTTGCCTTTTCCGAGTTTTATCTTTCGCTGATACTGcttcaaaattatcaaaatctgAACTTCACCGGGttcagaaaaatcttgaaGAAACATGACAAA CACATCATTGAAATGGCGAGTATTTTTGGAATCGTTTGGACCTTGTCGGTGCTCGGCTTTTTATACAGCGACAATTTAGGAGTCTCCCCATTTGTACAGCCG GTTCTGCTGTATGCAGGATTAATGGCATTCCTTTTCAACCCGACGAAAACTCTGCGACACGAGGCTAGATTTTGGGCGTTGCGAGTCATGGGGCGAATATTTTGTGCGCCATTCTTTTACGTGGGATTCGCCGACTTTTGGCTTGCCGATCAGCTCAACTCCCTTCAAACCGTCTTCCTTGATTTGCAGTACTTTGTCTGTTTCTATACGAAGAACTCGTCATGGACCAGAGTTACGG ATGCGGAAGTCTGTATATTACACGAGCACTCGATGAGGCCTTTCGTAGCCTGCCTGCCGGCGTGGTTCCGATTCGCTCAGTGCCTAAGACGGTACAGGGatacgaaagaaattttcccTCACCTGGCAAACGCATCGAAATACGCTACGAGCTTTTTCGTCGTCATCTTCTCATACCTTCATCTCGCGTACGCCA ATCGTTACCAAACAACAACGCAGAACCCGTATTTCTACCTCTGGGTTGTCGCGAGCGTTGTTAGTTCCTGCTTCGCCTATACTTGGGACGTTAAATTAGACTGGGGCCTACTCGAAGTGCGAAAAGGCGAGAACAAGTTTCTTCGCGAAGAAATTGTTTACTCCTCGCCG TATTACTACTACTTTGCGATCGTTGAAGATTTTATCCTCCGATTTGGTTGGGCATTTTCATTATCTCTCACCGAAATGGGCTACGTGCATGCCGATCTGATGGTCTCCATCGTTGCACCCTTAGAAGTATTCAG GCGATTCGTTTGGAACTTTTTCCGCTTGGAGAACGaacatttgaataattgcGGTAAGTTTCGAGCAGTCAGAGATATATCGATCGCACCGATCGAGCGTTGCGATCACACGCAAATATTGCGAATGATGGATGCTACGGACGGGGTGCGAAATCGTcggaatgaagaaaaaaacgacagACCGAAATCGAAGTCGAGCTGCACTTTAATGCCCGACGTAGAAACGACGTTGAAAGATTTCAGGAACTAA
- the LOC107220434 gene encoding xenotropic and polytropic retrovirus receptor 1 isoform X5, which yields MKFAEHLGAHITPEWRKQYINYEEMKALLYAAIEQAPAVEAIGPHVLERYFSKFDETFFHYCDKELAKINTFYSEKLAEAMRRYATLTSELSGVQTVVDEVKSGGHKGPYNGRIIHKKPVPARKIRELKLAFSEFYLSLILLQNYQNLNFTGFRKILKKHDKLLNVEVGSKWRAEHVEGALFHIHKDIDRLIGETEAVFTRDLEHGDRQRAMKRLRVPPLGEQLSPWITFKVGLFSGAFVVLLVAVVLSGAYNNDRSDWRVLCRLYRGPFLMIQFFFLMGINVYGWRSSGVNHVLIFELDPRNHLSEQHIIEMASIFGIVWTLSVLGFLYSDNLGVSPFVQPVLLYAGLMAFLFNPTKTLRHEARFWALRVMGRIFCAPFFYVGFADFWLADQLNSLQTVFLDLQYFVCFYTKNSSWTRVTDAEVCILHEHSMRPFVACLPAWFRFAQCLRRYRDTKEIFPHLANASKYATSFFVVIFSYLHLAYANRYQTTTQNPYFYLWVVASVVSSCFAYTWDVKLDWGLLEVRKGENKFLREEIVYSSPAIRLELFPLGERTFE from the exons ATGAAATTCGCGGAACACTTGGGCGCTCATATAACTCCGGAATGGAGAAAACAGTACATTAATTACGAG GAAATGAAGGCCTTGTTGTACGCTGCGATCGAACAAGCTCCAGCGGTAGAAGCTATCGGACCGCATGTTTTGGAAAGGTATTTCAGTAAATTTGACGAAACTTTCTTTCACTATTGTGACAAGGAGCTGGCAAAAATCAACACGTTTTATTCAG AGAAGTTGGCGGAGGCGATGCGTAGATACGCAACCCTTACAAGTGAGCTGAGTGGAGTTCAAACCGTCGTCGACGAAGTGAAATCCGGTGGCCATAAAGGCCCGTATAATGGACGCATTATTCACAAGAAGCCAGTACCGGCGCGTAAGATTCGGGAATTGAAACTTGCCTTTTCCGAGTTTTATCTTTCGCTGATACTGcttcaaaattatcaaaatctgAACTTCACCGGGttcagaaaaatcttgaaGAAACATGACAAA TTGTTAAACGTTGAAGTAGGGTCGAAATGGAGAGCAGAGCACGTCGAGGGCGCGTTATTTCATATTCACAAAGACATCGACAGACTGATTGGTGAAACGGAGGCAGTATTCACCCGCGATTTAGAACACGGTGATCGTCAACGAGCAATGAAACGTCTACGTGTCCCGCCCTTGGGAGAGCAACTCTCGCCCTGGATAACGTTCAAAGTCGGCCTCTTTTCCGGGGCCTTTGTAGTCCTACTCGTGGCCGTTGTGCTTTCCG GGGCCTATAACAACGACAGAAGTGACTGGAGGGTATTGTGTAGGCTCTACCGTGGTCCGTTCTTGATGatacaattcttttttctcatggGAATAAATGTTTACGGATGGAGATCCTCAGGGGTTAACCACGTGTTAATCTTCGAATTAGACCCACGAAATCATTTGTCGGAGCAG CACATCATTGAAATGGCGAGTATTTTTGGAATCGTTTGGACCTTGTCGGTGCTCGGCTTTTTATACAGCGACAATTTAGGAGTCTCCCCATTTGTACAGCCG GTTCTGCTGTATGCAGGATTAATGGCATTCCTTTTCAACCCGACGAAAACTCTGCGACACGAGGCTAGATTTTGGGCGTTGCGAGTCATGGGGCGAATATTTTGTGCGCCATTCTTTTACGTGGGATTCGCCGACTTTTGGCTTGCCGATCAGCTCAACTCCCTTCAAACCGTCTTCCTTGATTTGCAGTACTTTGTCTGTTTCTATACGAAGAACTCGTCATGGACCAGAGTTACGG ATGCGGAAGTCTGTATATTACACGAGCACTCGATGAGGCCTTTCGTAGCCTGCCTGCCGGCGTGGTTCCGATTCGCTCAGTGCCTAAGACGGTACAGGGatacgaaagaaattttcccTCACCTGGCAAACGCATCGAAATACGCTACGAGCTTTTTCGTCGTCATCTTCTCATACCTTCATCTCGCGTACGCCA ATCGTTACCAAACAACAACGCAGAACCCGTATTTCTACCTCTGGGTTGTCGCGAGCGTTGTTAGTTCCTGCTTCGCCTATACTTGGGACGTTAAATTAGACTGGGGCCTACTCGAAGTGCGAAAAGGCGAGAACAAGTTTCTTCGCGAAGAAATTGTTTACTCCTCGCCG GCGATTCGTTTGGAACTTTTTCCGCTTGGAGAACGaacatttgaataa
- the LOC107220434 gene encoding xenotropic and polytropic retrovirus receptor 1 isoform X4 — MKFAEHLGAHITPEWRKQYINYEEMKALLYAAIEQAPAVEAIGPHVLERYFSKFDETFFHYCDKELAKINTFYSEKLAEAMRRYATLTSELSGVQTVVDEVKSGGHKGPYNGRIIHKKPVPARKIRELKLAFSEFYLSLILLQNYQNLNFTGFRKILKKHDKLLNVEVGSKWRAEHVEGALFHIHKDIDRLIGETEAVFTRDLEHGDRQRAMKRLRVPPLGEQLSPWITFKVGLFSGAFVVLLVAVVLSGAYNNDRSDWRVLCRLYRGPFLMIQFFFLMGINVYGWRSSGVNHVLIFELDPRNHLSEQHIIEMASIFGIVWTLSVLGFLYSDNLGVSPFVQPVLLYAGLMAFLFNPTKTLRHEARFWALRVMGRIFCAPFFYVGFADFWLADQLNSLQTVFLDLQYFVCFYTKNSSWTRVTDAEVCILHEHSMRPFVACLPAWFRFAQCLRRYRDTKEIFPHLANASKYATSFFVVIFSYLHLAYANRYQTTTQNPYFYLWVVASVVSSCFAYTWDVKLDWGLLEVRKGENKFLREEIVYSSPKVHVELFAAGKRAPQ; from the exons ATGAAATTCGCGGAACACTTGGGCGCTCATATAACTCCGGAATGGAGAAAACAGTACATTAATTACGAG GAAATGAAGGCCTTGTTGTACGCTGCGATCGAACAAGCTCCAGCGGTAGAAGCTATCGGACCGCATGTTTTGGAAAGGTATTTCAGTAAATTTGACGAAACTTTCTTTCACTATTGTGACAAGGAGCTGGCAAAAATCAACACGTTTTATTCAG AGAAGTTGGCGGAGGCGATGCGTAGATACGCAACCCTTACAAGTGAGCTGAGTGGAGTTCAAACCGTCGTCGACGAAGTGAAATCCGGTGGCCATAAAGGCCCGTATAATGGACGCATTATTCACAAGAAGCCAGTACCGGCGCGTAAGATTCGGGAATTGAAACTTGCCTTTTCCGAGTTTTATCTTTCGCTGATACTGcttcaaaattatcaaaatctgAACTTCACCGGGttcagaaaaatcttgaaGAAACATGACAAA TTGTTAAACGTTGAAGTAGGGTCGAAATGGAGAGCAGAGCACGTCGAGGGCGCGTTATTTCATATTCACAAAGACATCGACAGACTGATTGGTGAAACGGAGGCAGTATTCACCCGCGATTTAGAACACGGTGATCGTCAACGAGCAATGAAACGTCTACGTGTCCCGCCCTTGGGAGAGCAACTCTCGCCCTGGATAACGTTCAAAGTCGGCCTCTTTTCCGGGGCCTTTGTAGTCCTACTCGTGGCCGTTGTGCTTTCCG GGGCCTATAACAACGACAGAAGTGACTGGAGGGTATTGTGTAGGCTCTACCGTGGTCCGTTCTTGATGatacaattcttttttctcatggGAATAAATGTTTACGGATGGAGATCCTCAGGGGTTAACCACGTGTTAATCTTCGAATTAGACCCACGAAATCATTTGTCGGAGCAG CACATCATTGAAATGGCGAGTATTTTTGGAATCGTTTGGACCTTGTCGGTGCTCGGCTTTTTATACAGCGACAATTTAGGAGTCTCCCCATTTGTACAGCCG GTTCTGCTGTATGCAGGATTAATGGCATTCCTTTTCAACCCGACGAAAACTCTGCGACACGAGGCTAGATTTTGGGCGTTGCGAGTCATGGGGCGAATATTTTGTGCGCCATTCTTTTACGTGGGATTCGCCGACTTTTGGCTTGCCGATCAGCTCAACTCCCTTCAAACCGTCTTCCTTGATTTGCAGTACTTTGTCTGTTTCTATACGAAGAACTCGTCATGGACCAGAGTTACGG ATGCGGAAGTCTGTATATTACACGAGCACTCGATGAGGCCTTTCGTAGCCTGCCTGCCGGCGTGGTTCCGATTCGCTCAGTGCCTAAGACGGTACAGGGatacgaaagaaattttcccTCACCTGGCAAACGCATCGAAATACGCTACGAGCTTTTTCGTCGTCATCTTCTCATACCTTCATCTCGCGTACGCCA ATCGTTACCAAACAACAACGCAGAACCCGTATTTCTACCTCTGGGTTGTCGCGAGCGTTGTTAGTTCCTGCTTCGCCTATACTTGGGACGTTAAATTAGACTGGGGCCTACTCGAAGTGCGAAAAGGCGAGAACAAGTTTCTTCGCGAAGAAATTGTTTACTCCTCGCCG AAGGTACATGTGGAATTATTTGCGGCTGGAAAACGAGCACCTCAATAA
- the LOC107220434 gene encoding xenotropic and polytropic retrovirus receptor 1 isoform X2, translating into MKFAEHLGAHITPEWRKQYINYEEMKALLYAAIEQAPAVEAIGPHVLERYFSKFDETFFHYCDKELAKINTFYSEKLAEAMRRYATLTSELSGVQTVVDEVKSGGHKGPYNGRIIHKKPVPARKIRELKLAFSEFYLSLILLQNYQNLNFTGFRKILKKHDKLLNVEVGSKWRAEHVEGALFHIHKDIDRLIGETEAVFTRDLEHGDRQRAMKRLRVPPLGEQLSPWITFKVGLFSGAFVVLLVAVVLSGAYNNDRSDWRVLCRLYRGPFLMIQFFFLMGINVYGWRSSGVNHVLIFELDPRNHLSEQHIIEMASIFGIVWTLSVLGFLYSDNLGVSPFVQPVLLYAGLMAFLFNPTKTLRHEARFWALRVMGRIFCAPFFYVGFADFWLADQLNSLQTVFLDLQYFVCFYTKNSSWTRVTDAEVCILHEHSMRPFVACLPAWFRFAQCLRRYRDTKEIFPHLANASKYATSFFVVIFSYLHLAYANRYQTTTQNPYFYLWVVASVVSSCFAYTWDVKLDWGLLEVRKGENKFLREEIVYSSPYYYYFAIVEDFILRFGWAFSLSLTEMGYVHADLMVSIVAPLEVFRRYMWNYLRLENEHLNNVGKFRAVRDISIGPMRYDEFTDRGPEGAMRLMDAADDDGDEDSCDVVR; encoded by the exons ATGAAATTCGCGGAACACTTGGGCGCTCATATAACTCCGGAATGGAGAAAACAGTACATTAATTACGAG GAAATGAAGGCCTTGTTGTACGCTGCGATCGAACAAGCTCCAGCGGTAGAAGCTATCGGACCGCATGTTTTGGAAAGGTATTTCAGTAAATTTGACGAAACTTTCTTTCACTATTGTGACAAGGAGCTGGCAAAAATCAACACGTTTTATTCAG AGAAGTTGGCGGAGGCGATGCGTAGATACGCAACCCTTACAAGTGAGCTGAGTGGAGTTCAAACCGTCGTCGACGAAGTGAAATCCGGTGGCCATAAAGGCCCGTATAATGGACGCATTATTCACAAGAAGCCAGTACCGGCGCGTAAGATTCGGGAATTGAAACTTGCCTTTTCCGAGTTTTATCTTTCGCTGATACTGcttcaaaattatcaaaatctgAACTTCACCGGGttcagaaaaatcttgaaGAAACATGACAAA TTGTTAAACGTTGAAGTAGGGTCGAAATGGAGAGCAGAGCACGTCGAGGGCGCGTTATTTCATATTCACAAAGACATCGACAGACTGATTGGTGAAACGGAGGCAGTATTCACCCGCGATTTAGAACACGGTGATCGTCAACGAGCAATGAAACGTCTACGTGTCCCGCCCTTGGGAGAGCAACTCTCGCCCTGGATAACGTTCAAAGTCGGCCTCTTTTCCGGGGCCTTTGTAGTCCTACTCGTGGCCGTTGTGCTTTCCG GGGCCTATAACAACGACAGAAGTGACTGGAGGGTATTGTGTAGGCTCTACCGTGGTCCGTTCTTGATGatacaattcttttttctcatggGAATAAATGTTTACGGATGGAGATCCTCAGGGGTTAACCACGTGTTAATCTTCGAATTAGACCCACGAAATCATTTGTCGGAGCAG CACATCATTGAAATGGCGAGTATTTTTGGAATCGTTTGGACCTTGTCGGTGCTCGGCTTTTTATACAGCGACAATTTAGGAGTCTCCCCATTTGTACAGCCG GTTCTGCTGTATGCAGGATTAATGGCATTCCTTTTCAACCCGACGAAAACTCTGCGACACGAGGCTAGATTTTGGGCGTTGCGAGTCATGGGGCGAATATTTTGTGCGCCATTCTTTTACGTGGGATTCGCCGACTTTTGGCTTGCCGATCAGCTCAACTCCCTTCAAACCGTCTTCCTTGATTTGCAGTACTTTGTCTGTTTCTATACGAAGAACTCGTCATGGACCAGAGTTACGG ATGCGGAAGTCTGTATATTACACGAGCACTCGATGAGGCCTTTCGTAGCCTGCCTGCCGGCGTGGTTCCGATTCGCTCAGTGCCTAAGACGGTACAGGGatacgaaagaaattttcccTCACCTGGCAAACGCATCGAAATACGCTACGAGCTTTTTCGTCGTCATCTTCTCATACCTTCATCTCGCGTACGCCA ATCGTTACCAAACAACAACGCAGAACCCGTATTTCTACCTCTGGGTTGTCGCGAGCGTTGTTAGTTCCTGCTTCGCCTATACTTGGGACGTTAAATTAGACTGGGGCCTACTCGAAGTGCGAAAAGGCGAGAACAAGTTTCTTCGCGAAGAAATTGTTTACTCCTCGCCG TATTACTACTACTTTGCGATCGTTGAAGATTTTATCCTCCGATTTGGTTGGGCATTTTCATTATCTCTCACCGAAATGGGCTACGTGCATGCCGATCTGATGGTCTCCATCGTTGCACCCTTAGAAGTATTCAG AAGGTACATGTGGAATTATTTGCGGCTGGAAAACGAGCACCTCAATAACGTTGGAAAGTTTCGAGCGGTAAGAGACATTTCGATTGGACCAATGCGTTATGACGAATTTACTGATCGGGGACCCGAGGGTGCCATGCGTCTTATGGACGCGGCTGATGACGACGGCGACGAAGACAGCTGCGACGTTGTGCGGTGA